Within Conger conger chromosome 3, fConCon1.1, whole genome shotgun sequence, the genomic segment TAGGCCTTTTAAAAATACGTCCATGTTGAAAAGTGGCTGAatattgtttcaaaacctgtGCATACAAGGAAAAACCGCagaaaggaaaaacagaaacactgtaAACTCCATGCTGGTTGGTCTGGATAAGAATATATGCAGGTTCATTCAGACCAGAAGAGCAAATATCAAGCTGCAAGCGGCTTATGTCGACATAAAATGCGTCCAaaattaaaaaggaaacaaatgCTCAAAAACCAATTCCAGTTGAACAGGTTAGCACCAATCCTGCTCAAAAAATTCATACACACTTCCTCATTTCAAAACTCAACTCATGCATGCCAGGCAAGTATCTAGACTCAGAGCTTGGAAGCTTAGAAGCCAATGAGGCAGGAGCAGATCTAAATGTAAGGTATAAATAGCTCACTGTTTGATTAACCACCAGTGACTGCCATCACATTTATAATCGACACACTGTATGTAGCTGCGCTGTGTGAGACACAGAATGTATGTGATCTGCCTTCCTCCTCAACGTGTATTAACTTGTCCGCAATCTCCCATCAAAATAGCCTACAGAGTGGAGTGTGGGTTTTACTGACGGGAGGCTTAGCCTCTATGTAATGTCTGTTTGGAACATGCCAATACCATATGTCTGGACAAAGTACATTTAGGACAAGGGTTAAGTCCTGGGCTAGGGGTAGTGTCATGGTGGAAAGGCAAGGGTGATGTTTACACTCCCAAAGATGTGCTGTGCATACATAACCTTTTAACTTGAGGCCTACTGGATCAGTTTTATCACTGGCATCAGGGAAAGAAACTCCCTAGTACAAATGAATTGACAGCATGAATATAATGTACAAACGTAAGACTGCTGTGACTGCTGTCTACCTTTTCTGTAACTTTTCCCTGGATAAGCTTTGAAAATGGAGAAACATCCACTTTAATAAAACACAGAGAGCATGCGCTGCATCTGATGTCATTTCAATTTAATGCACCATcctaaaacaaatataaaataaccatACTCCCTACCATACTCACAAACTATTTCCTTGACGGTGACCTTTTAGGTTTTCAAATCTGAAAAATTGTCCCAAGACATTGCACTCTTTTACACAGAGCTTGACTTCAGATATCATCTCTCAGACTGTAATCACTGCAAGTCTATTCACTTAACTAAGTAAGTTAGAAATATCAAGtcagaaaataatacaaaatctgACAACATGTGAACTCTGTGAGAATcgaaaacaaatacacacaaatgaaGAGAAACACATGTAATATTTTGCAAATTACAAAGCTACAACTAAGTTAATCATGCATTTCAAACGTTAATTTGGAGTAACGTTTACGTTAGCAGACGAACGTAACTGTGGCACATCCGTCTTTTGATTCGTCAACTGAACCGTTAACCCAGAAGATAACTAGGTGAGATATTTCGCAAAAAGAATTGGTTTATCTTACCTTCTATCCTCTTTAAAATACAGGACTGGTTTTCTTCTGGAAGAATACATCATCTTCCCAACTGCCTTTCGGTGAACTTCAGCCCGCTAGCCAAATAacagctctttaaaaataagCGACACGATTTTGACGACGCTCTATTTAGTgcgtaaaataaaatgttgtttttgctgCAGTTTTACATCATGGCTCCTCCATTTCAATATTCATGTTCTAAGGTTATTTGTTTTAAGATATATTACATTCAGCTACCCATTCCTTCTACGGTCCTTATCTGTCAACAAAAACTTTTAGGCTGTTAACGTTATCttgaaataaaagacataacgTTAGCGATCTTACTAACGTTAACTGGCTACCTAACAGAATTTAAGACTACAAGcgattcatttcattttgaatacCTAAGTTAGcatgctagctaacgttatattTCCGCTAACTAGATAGcttgtggtagcttgtggctgttgctaactagctaactcATACTAATGCCTGAAGAGTTTGTAAAGCTGATGCaattcagtaaaaaaataaaacgttttGCCCAAGATCACATTTTATAAAAACCGGTAGCAGTTACAAGCAAATCGTTCAACCCTCCACtcggctttaaaaaaaattacacgCTGGCTATTTTCAATTCGGTTCGTTGCGAATGTTGTTCCAAGTAGAAACCGTGAGTAACGCACAAAAGTTCCTATCCCTAGCAGGAGTACATTATCTGTTGCACGTCTTATCCGTGGAAGATGTGATGTGGCAAATTCCCTCATTCTAATGATGTTAgtcttaaataatattttacatcCAAAAAAATCAAAACGGCATTAAAAACGCTTCGCcagcagtggaaaaaaaatctgttataTCAACACCCTTTCTTCGGTCGTGACGTGCCTACCGTTCACAAGGGCTTTATGTACTGCTTACACAGACGCATTCAAGTTCATAGTTGGATTTTTATCCTTTGCATATTTCCTTATTCTCCGGCAGCAACGCTGGGAAAAGCGCACATTTTCCTAACCTACATATTAAAACACAACTTATGCTTAGGGGGGGAACAATTTATTTTCAGGTCTACTTACAAAGGTTCACTTCAATAGAATGTTTAATTTTCTGAATCCAAATGTAAACACTCAACTGCCCAGGATTTTTGGAAACTCAAAACCTTCACCAATTTAAACCCACTGTCCTTAAAAAAGTCTCAAAATATAAAAGAGTCATCAGCCAGAACCCTTTGTAATACAAATTCCAAAAAGGAAATGGCAccatattaatattaatcagTCTACAGCAGAGCATTTGTAATGAAAATTACCCAGAAAACATTAGTGGTTTGTGGCGGGGGAGAAGCAAAATGTACAGACACATGGATGGGGTTTctcagaaatcaatcagaacaaactacaagaaaatacagaaaagtTACTGTGAACACATATGAAGTTTGCAAATTTATGAAACCCTCaaaaatacagtatgcacaAAATCCACTGCCATTATCGTACATACATTCAAACTCAatggtttaaaaacattttacagtgtcAAAAAGGGTTCTGAAGGCAAGGCTAAACCAGTTTCCCATATTCTCCATCATCAAGCGGACGCAACGGTCTGAATTTTAGGAAAAATACCATGGGCATATGGATATTCTGACCTGAGAGCATTAATGAAAGCCGTGAAACTACTGAGACTGGCAGGAAAGTCTTCATATTATCCATTACAAAGTCCACCCACAACCCAATCTATTTGCCATGGAATAGAATGGGTAATCCTGTCACCATATTGAACATTAATTCCTTGAAGCAGTACTTCTTGGAAATGTATCTGGAGTCAAATGCATCAGAACAAACAATGTATTTGACCAGGAAAAATAATATGCCAATGTTTAATTTAAATCTACATTTGTAATGCGTTTACCCATACCCCAACACACCCATCTTCTATAATAGAACCTGCCGATGCTAGCACAGAATCCAATCAAATAATTAGCAGGCTCAGAAACTGACAGCAACCGCATCTTCTGGAGGTCTGTAAAAGactgtatttgttatttctgGAATAAGAAGCAAACCTAAAACACAGCAACTATAAGAAATGGCACAACTTAAAATCTGACTGGTAGAAGCCCAAATTCAAACATTGCTGATAATCGGGATTTATTAATAGTGCTTTCAAAGCTGCTTAATTTAGCCCAAAAATAAGATGCCTTCctcatttatcatttttcagTAAATGTGGGATATCAAGCAGCGTCAGACACTTCACAGGCTTTTGTACTGGACAAGAGTTTGCAACCATGATTCAAGTACTGATCAAACCATAGGTCAGCATGAGGGCAGCGCTTCAAATCACAGTACAACGCATGCAAAAATATGGAGGACCTACGTGAACTTAAAGCAATTTTGGAAAAGGAATGCAGAATTTTATCAAATTTGAGACAAAACATCAAGTTTAAATTTTAGAGCAGATGTAACGctcttcatattttaaatgagtTGAATGTGACTTTTGCTGCATTGTGCTACAAAACactaattttaaaaatggtGGCAGCAACGATTTATCAGtggggtttcaaaacatactgtatatttatataagGATTTGATAACTTACTTTGACCTAATGATAGCGATTCAATCCTTTCCATATTGAATTTGAGCACATTGTTTCCAGTGGTTTATTTGAttcataaagaaaaacaaagatatCCTTGAGAAGTGCAATCACAACCTTTACATGAATTAAACCACGGAAGGGCACTATACCCGATTAGACAATCCCAACAAAAAGCACGGACTGAACATTGGGGCCATATTCACCGCAGATAAAACCATGCCATTCTGACAGTAAAATGTGGTACCAGTGTCCTCTTAAGGTAAAGAGAGGTGTAAAACGATCTCTAAAATTTAAATGGATGCAGCATAGACTTAATTGAGGACATTAAACTGTACAAACAGGTAAAAATAAACTCTGAAACCCAACTTGTTCTTCCTCGGGGAGAAAGGGGCTAACGCAATGTTAAAATAAGTTTAAGGTAATTTTACCACTCCAGATCTTTGGGATTGTGACACGTGCTGAGTATTGTTTACTTGTACTGCATGAActgaaaatgcataaataacaaACAAGAGTGCAGTCTAAACTAATTTCTTGGCCTCAAAGAAGCTCTTGAGGTGCCTCATCTGCCAGAAGCCAATGGCCACCAGGATGAGTGTCTGTACGATGGACCACCACAGGACTCTCTGGTTGGTGCTCTCGCTGGTCTGCCTAAAACGTTCTTCACGGTACTGAAAGACAGGAAAGGCCAGCAACCATTACTGAAAAAATTTCCACATTTCATTTCTAAAAGTAGTTTTCCCTCAAATAgcccaaaataaattaacaaaacattagCGCAAGTTAAACAAAAATCGGATGCCAGTAAAACAAGATCGAACAGTTGAACTAACTCGTGAAGAGAAAAATATTCACCCTCTGGTAGTTCTGCTCCTTCTGAATCTGGTCGACCTGTTCAACAAGCTGTCGCACCCGGAGCTGCAGCTCGGTCAGCTTGTCTTTGGCCGCGATCTCAGCGTAATTATTTGTGTGCTCACCAACCTGGATATCCAGGTGAACCCtctgaagaaaataatttccattAAACAGGAGTCACACTAAGACTAAATATACAACCACATCCACAAGAAAACAAAGAGAGAATAAAGTATTGGGGCTTTCAATTTTGAATTAATCCAAATAGCTAAATACAACATGAAACGGTGTTCAAAGTACTTAACACATGGGACAGTTATTCTAGATTGTACAGTAGGTATTAAGCTGGTTTTTCTCACCAGCATCCCTCCAGCAAAGAGCGCAAACTTGGAGGAGTTGGAGTGCAGGCAAATCTGGTGTTCTCCAGGGGTGTGAGAGGTGAATGTGAATCGGCCTTCTGAACCATACTGACGAGACAGAATCACCTAGAAATGACAGATAAAAATCAATAGCAAAAAAAGTCCCCTAGTAAGACTGAAACGGAGCAAGATATAGATTTCTAGTGATACTGTGACAGGGGTGTCAAATCTTATCTGAatagggccagtgtgggtgcaggtttttgttttaacccaacACCTAGACCCCAGATTCAACCTATTCATGATTTTCAGAATCAGGTGCTGATTCTGAAACAAAGAACCTGCACCCTTTTCGGACAAGATTGGACATCCCTGACATAAGAGAACGGAGTAACCTGATCTAGCATACCTTCTCATCGGGATCTTTCACTTCTACAAACATCCCAAGTCCTTGTGTGGCAGGCAAGTACTCCTCCTTCTGTTTGTCATACAACTGCGTGCGATAGTTCCCTGAATGTAAAATAGACGGACGAAACGATAGACAAGACAGTGTCAGTCAAGCTGTAGTCAATGTGACCTATTTTACTCAATGTACGTAACCAATAAAGAATCATTAAcataaccattacattacaatttggAATTAGTATATCAAGTTAAAAACATCGTTGATGTTTAGTCAAAAATGGCTGTTAAAGGCCTAACGTTACTTGAAATACTGAAGTTGATAAACGAATGGGTTTGTCAAGCGGTGGTGGAGTGGTGTTGCTCGTGTCGTTACAACAGGAAGTGTTTGCGGTTTGTTGAAGTTAACTGTGCAAACTGCTGCAGTCCGATTCCACATCGATGCAAAATTTCGTGTGCCATGATCACAAATCTAACATTTGCACAGCTAATCTTATCTACATTGCTACCTAACTGAGCTG encodes:
- the LOC133125002 gene encoding transmembrane emp24 domain-containing protein 9-like; this encodes MVAVKMQFSVFSVLLLNVLYNLTSALYFHIGETEKKCFIEEIPDETMIIGNYRTQLYDKQKEEYLPATQGLGMFVEVKDPDEKVILSRQYGSEGRFTFTSHTPGEHQICLHSNSSKFALFAGGMLRVHLDIQVGEHTNNYAEIAAKDKLTELQLRVRQLVEQVDQIQKEQNYQRYREERFRQTSESTNQRVLWWSIVQTLILVAIGFWQMRHLKSFFEAKKLV